Part of the Paludisphaera borealis genome, CGCCGGGTGACGGCGACTGGCTGGCGACGAGCGCCGCGGCGGGCGATGGAATCGCGGCGCTGCGTTCGGCCGTCGCGCGCGCGATCCGAGGCCAGCACCGCGAGGGCGACCTCGCCACGACGACCTCGGCCCGCTGCCGGGACAGCCTGATTCAAGCCGCCGCCGCGCTCCGCGACGCCTCGGCCACGATCCTCGACGGCGGCGGCGATGAGCTGGTGGCCCTCGATCTCCGTCTCGGCCTCGACGAGCTGGGCAAGGTCACCGGCGCGATCGTCACCGACGACGTTCTCGACCGCATCTTCCGGCGGTTCTGCATCGGCAAGTGAGTGCGTTCCGGCTGGAATAGGTTTATCTTGAATCGGTTCGATGATCCTCCTCCCTCGTTCCAGCCAGGACGAAGTTCATGCTCAAGAAAATCCCGAACATTCTGTCACCGGAACTGCTGCTGATGATCGCCCAGATGGGGCACGGCGACGAACTGGTGATCGCCGACGCCAACTTCCCGGCCGTCAGCAACGCGAAGCGACTCGTCCGGGCCGACGGCCACGGCGTGGCGGTGATCCTGGAGGCGATCTTGCAACTGTTCCCGCTCGACAGCTTCGTCGAGAAACCCGCCGCCGTGATGCGCCGGATCGACAAGCCCGGCGAGCCCGCGCCGATCTGGGCGGAATACCAACGCATCCTCGACAGCGCCGAGGGGCGGCACATCGCGCTCGAACAGGTCGAGCGGTTCGCCTTCTACGATCGCGCCAAGACTACCTTCGGCGTGGTCGCGACCGGCGAAGGGGCCCTCTACGGCAACATCATCATCAAAAAAGGCATCATCGCCCCGACCTGATTCTTCCCCCTCCCAGGCCGACGGCCCCGTCCGCGCCCGCCGCGTTATTGCGGTTCGTTGTGCTGCGGCTGGGGCGCGGCCTCGAGCGCGGGATGGGTCGCGCCGTTGCCTTCGGTCGGAGGGGGCGAAGTGGATGCGAGCGTCGGTTCGCGGCCTAGCAACTGGTCGAGATGGAGCCGCGCGGGGTCCGCGAAATCGGAGTGGTTGGTCAGCTTGAGAACGCGCTGAAAGTCGGCGATCGCGTTGACGGAATCGCCTTTTCTGGCAAAGCAGATCCCGCGATTGAGGTAACCCTCGACGTCGTTGGGACGTATGTTCATAAAATGATCGAAGTCGTCGGCGGCCGCGTCGAGTTCGCCCAGCTCGGTCCGGAGTCGGCCGCGGCGCAGGTAGG contains:
- a CDS encoding RbsD/FucU family protein; this encodes MLKKIPNILSPELLLMIAQMGHGDELVIADANFPAVSNAKRLVRADGHGVAVILEAILQLFPLDSFVEKPAAVMRRIDKPGEPAPIWAEYQRILDSAEGRHIALEQVERFAFYDRAKTTFGVVATGEGALYGNIIIKKGIIAPT